The sequence GCCGGGGTCCTGCGCGAGGCGGCGCGGGCGGGCATCGACGAGGTGGCGGCCGCCGTGCCCTCGGGGATCGGCGAGCAGATCGTCGCGCGCGTGCGCGGAGAGGTGTGGGGGCGCCCCGTGGACGGCGCGCCCGACGTGGTCGCCGGCGGTGCGTTCGCGGCCCTCAGCCTCGGGTTCCTCGGACCTGATCCGGCGCCCGACGCGGAGGTCGACGACGGGGAGGCGCCCGTCGCCGTGTTCCGCGCGGGGCCGTGGACGCGGCTCACCACGACCCGCGGGCACGTGCTGATCCGGCGGCTCTAGCCCGCGCGACGCCCCGGCATCCGCCGCGAGCGCGCTCCGGAGCGCACGACGCCCGTCAGGACTCGTCGAACGTGTTGACCATGGCGTGGGCGGCGCGCTCGAGGTAGTCCCACAGCTGCTCCTCGTGCAGGGGCGAGAGGTCGAGCGAGTCGACGGCGACGCGCATGTGCGCGAGCCAGCGGTCGCGCGCGTCGGGGTTGACGCGGAACGGCATGTGCCGCATCCGCAGGCGCGGGTGGCCGCGCTCGTCGCTGTAGGTCGTCGGCCCGCCCCAGTACTGCTCGAGGAACCCGGTGAGGCGCTGGATGGCTCCCTCGAGGTCCTCCTCCGGGTACATGGCGACGAGGACCGGATCCTCGGCCACCCCGCGGTAGAACTCGCGGACCAGCTTCTCGAAGGTGGGTCGTCCGCCGACGTCGTCGTAGAACGAGTTCGCGAGCAGGTCGGCCATCAGGACCCCTCGGGCGGCGTGGTGGGCTTCCGTGGCGGGCGCGGCGCGCGCGGCGGCTTCGCGGGCGCGGCGTCGGGCTGGCCGGCGGCGGTGCCCGACGTGGATCCGTCGGCGGGGGCGTCCGGCGTCTCCTCGGCCGGGACGGTCCAGGTCGCGGTGACCTCGTCCTCGTCGACCGGGTCGGCGGCGCGGCCGTCCTGCGCGGGGATCATCTGCGTGGCGCGGGGGTCGGGCCGGGTGCCCGCGGCACCGCGGACGACGGGGGAGGCGGCCGCGTCGGTCGTCGGCGCGGGCGGGCGCTGCGCGGCCTTGCGCGCGGCGCGCTTCCGCGGCGCGGGGGCCTCGGCCTGCTGCACCGGCGTCGGGACCGTGCGCGGAGGGTGCGCGCCGCCGACGCTG is a genomic window of Clavibacter capsici containing:
- a CDS encoding globin, whose protein sequence is MADLLANSFYDDVGGRPTFEKLVREFYRGVAEDPVLVAMYPEEDLEGAIQRLTGFLEQYWGGPTTYSDERGHPRLRMRHMPFRVNPDARDRWLAHMRVAVDSLDLSPLHEEQLWDYLERAAHAMVNTFDES